A window of Chanodichthys erythropterus isolate Z2021 chromosome 16, ASM2448905v1, whole genome shotgun sequence genomic DNA:
CTGGGTCTTTTTTAAcctatttgttaaaaaaaaaaaaaaaaaaaaaaaaaaatcgataaGCCAAAGAATGAGGGTATTTTCTACATTGATAGATCTCAGTCTCTCCACCAAGAAGTGAGGTTGAATGCAATTAAATGTGGCATCCTTTCTTTCCTAACATTACCCAGTCCATATCAGTATAGATATCCAGCATATTTTTCCCCCATTGAGATCggatgtgttttcaaagtgttcctttaatttttttgagcagtgtactTAGACACTGAAGTATAAAACAGGAGTTTCTGTTTAGAATGACAGTGTCACTTGACTAAATAGGGTTAACCTCtgattattgtaatattatttccatgggaaattaaattattaattatttaggcACTATTAAAGTAACTATTAGAGAAAATAGAACTGGTCAGCTTATTTCTATAATGGTCATGATTCCTGGCTAGAAATAATCTTGCTTTAAGTGTGTACAGATCCTTGGGTACTAAATTAAGTACTTTTAGAAAAGAACAAGCATGAGTGGCCATCTAAATAGTAAGATTAGTAGTCAGTTACCTCTGTCTAATGACCATGACTGGCGAGTGTGTGACCGTGAAATCCACATGCATGGCTGGTGCAAGACTCTGAGTGACACTGGAATCCAAATAAACAAGTACAATCTAAAGTATACAATTACAATAAtcaaatgtctgaataatttattagacCAATATTCATGTAACCTCAACCTAAATTTGAGGCCTACAAAGTGTTTAATTGGAACTAAATTACTTTAGTAATTAGTAATTTAGTAATTACTTTAGTCCACAAAAAGAACATGCAGCAATACAACTGGGTATCATTGTTGGGTCAGTGGATGATCCTTACAACAGAGAAATTTAAATCAAATCAAAGGATGTTGACCATCTATCTCAGCTCTGTAAGAAAATAAGCAATGTTTTCAATTTGATTTTCAATTTACTTTCAAACAAATCTCATAATCTGACAAAAGCAAATAAGATGGCACTAAGAAAACTCCTTCATAAACCGCATATGGAATGTCTTCAGTCTTTGTAGAGCATCTTCCATGATGTCCTCATGAGTTGCCACCAAAAGCCTGAGAAACAATTAAGAATTTGGTTTTCACAGAGAATCTATGGAATACACAGATGATGCTTACAATTAAGATGAGCTAATGTTTACAGTTTATTTGAATGTCTACTATGGTAAGCATGACTGGCTGTAATTTGGCAGAATTTGGCAACTGAAAAGAATAATGAAATCTGTCAGATAAAAAGTAATGATAAATTCACATTTTCCAGCATGATTTAGTTAATGTTTTCTATGAGGTAACCATTCACATCACTCAAACAGTGGCAGTGCAACAACCTAATGTGATGGCTGTCCTTTCTTTGTCCATATTCACAGCCCGGCCTCACATGCAGACCTGTTTCCTCTAGCAATTGCAAACAATACAGCATGTCTGGTTCCATCTGCCTTTTCTACAAAGAGAAAAGAACGTTAATGGTAGAAAACATGAAAACTACAGTTAGGTAAGTATTGCCTATAGGGATTTCTTCACTGCTGTGACTGGTTAGCTAATTATTCAGTGTTAGTTGATGACTTGACTGAAGACACTGTAATTGATCATGGGTCACAACTCACATCATGTGTCTAGACATCTGCCAACAACACTGCTATGCTAGTCTCACTTCAGTATTAGTATTGCATTCAGCCATATGTAGAGACAAACAGACTCGATCAGAAATATGAAAGTTCTTGCATTTTGATTTTTAAGCCCTACATTGACTGATCACTTTGGGATTTGAGGAAAATGACATTCTGCCTTTTGACAAATTACTTGTGAGGTTTCTCATTTATAAGTCATTtcggataaaagcatctgccaaatgaatagatgtaaataaatattttgaatgctGACTGGCTATTGTTTCTTGTGCTTATTACTAACAGGTCATTACGACTGCCACCAATTACCCTTTGGATTCCCCACATTACAATTGGCATGTGTCAGGAAAAGAGTAGTAATAAAGCTTCAACAATCACTGAGAAGAGAATTGCTACAAACTCTACCATGTGATTGattctgtatattttttatattgcgtctgttttctgtcttttgtatatacttttttttttttttttgtgttttaaaataaccaaaatttAAGGAGAATACCTGTAATAACTGTTTGTACATGACTGTTTGTGATATAAAAATGCACCGTCTGCAGAGAGTTCCCctaaggccccgatatacttcaaacaaagttctttttcgttcttcatttaggagtaaaacgaagttcgaaatgcgtgaGCAGTGATATACTATAATCAAACATGAcaccgcccacactgctgagagtgaTGGTTAGATGAATGTAAATCCGTGCTGTACACTTTAttctcagtaataaaataaacaaaaatgagaaaactgcAAGCATTTTCATAGAAAGCTtaagaaaagcatctgatcataacaTTGGTATGTTAGCAcaagctctgcaaattagcactcgcgtcacgtttatttatatagtactttattcaatagactgcttaaaagcaagcagctttacagtatcaaacatgaaacagtgtcagtgcctcatttcattagaagcacaacttcattttgtactataaagtgTGTTAAAGTTTACCCCTATTATTACGTTATCGTcatggaccaatggtagtacgaaggagctttgcagctggagcgaacttttcctgaGAGTTCGGTTTGGCAAGCcatttcgaacttccaaaaagaacacaaaacaaacttcattttgtcctgattttgttcgaaatgacgtcacatcagttcattcttcgatttcgtttgaagtatatcggggcctttatCCTGCCCTAAacactgttattgtaaagtgtgatGTTTGGACACATTATAGGGCAAACTCATTGAGTTTACTCAATCAAAGTCAATGAGTAATCATTTACAGTGTAAGTTGGAAtaagtaaccctttaaaattatcttgtaGATCAGTGGTGTTCCATACTATTCCTGGAGATCCTGCAAATTTTAGCACCAGCACCTGAACCAACTAATTACGGTTTTCATGAACAATTGATAATTACAAACAGTTGTTAGAGCGGGGATGGAACTGAACTCTGCAAGAAAGCAGATGTCAAGAAACAGGAAAGCACACCCCTGCATTGTCAGAAAGGTACAACAGcatgtcactggggcagtacccttaAATGGACAACTTTGTCCCTCATTTAACCCTAAAAGGTGCATTTTAGTACCTTAGAGTACTAATATGCAACTATAAGTTTTCTGAACTTTAACGGGGAAATAAAGATGACCCAGTGGCCATCtgttgtacccctaaaggtacaatttttgcacattttttttatctgagAGTGTGTAGTAGGTGCTTTTTTTATCAGCAACAACCTCCACCAAATGTTTCCTTTAGCTTTTTATAAGACTTGCACAACTTGGTCAAAATGGCATGACCTGAAGTTCAGGTTTCGGATCTGATCCAAAAACAAACTTCTTTTTCAGCCATCCTTTAGTTGATTTACTTGAGTGctttacactcttaaaaattgAGGTTCTTTTtaggcatttttattttatttacatcaatggttcttttaagaactgttcacagAAAGGTTCTTTGTGTAACCAAATTGGTTTAACTGCATCACTATGAAACCCCCCTTTTGCAACCTCGAAGCTCATTGTCTACTTACATCACCCAACCTCTCTTAAGCTTGAGATCATGGATATCTACATCCTCATTGtcttgatacattttttaattcattctcCTTtaacagggcttgacattaaagggttagttgacccaaaaatgaaaattctgtcattaattactcaccctgtcgttccaaacccgttagattttcattcatatttagaaagcaaatgaagattgttttgatgaaatctgagagctttccgTCTCTCCGTAGACAGCTATGCAATtgaaactttgacgcttcaaaaagttaatgAAGAGATAGTAAAACTAATCcttatgaattgagtggttaaGTCCAaaatttctgaagagacttgatcacttttcatgatgaacagatttaatttaggcttttactcacatataaacagtgagcttccatttaccatAACTGATGTGTTGATgaatgatgaatgtttatatgtgaataagcctaaattcaatctgttcaatATATAAAGTGACCGTGGATCTTCAGAAAAtgaatttatataatatatacattatataatatatacatttttcaattatagtcttttaaaaaggcatctgaaataaacCAAGTACAacgtagtgttgtcaaaaatattgatttcgaTACATATTGATACTGAACTATCTGAAATGCTTTCAATTCTCATTTTCTGCAGAATAGATACACCAGCTGTGCTTTCtcgctctctcatctctctaacagcgagttgacacacaaaTCCGCTTCCCCTCACTCACAGTTTCATTTGCtctggatgaatattgttggtgttccATGGCTTAAATTTTGGCGTGGGATTGCACGTATTGCAccaaattttactcattcccacaGATTGTTTGCTCACACTCAAAGTGTGCGCACATAAATCCACCACagttatttaataaatttagttattttttgctgcttattgcacttaaacagtcaaatacacataaaataatatcaaaacgctggtcttggtgagtattcacataaacaaagTCAGCTATGTTTTAAGTTAATGTAAAAAGTTGATAAACaaaaaatgcatgtgtaacagtatactAGATCCGTGTGTCAGGTCTCACAGCAGTAATATCTCACTAATATACCtgagataatattaaagatATCTATATGGAAGTTTTTAGCCATCGtatcgatgtcaaaattgtggccagtgaaattGCTAATGCTAGTGGCTAATAACTTTGGAAAAATCACTAGCCACAGTGCTGGTGagtaaaaaagttaatgtcaagccctgtccTTTAATGATTGCAAGGTGTTCAGGCAGCAAAGCAGCAGCAGGCCATTATAAGGCTGACTACGATACAGTGAACTTCCCTTTTGGAGAATTTGTTAAAACAGAGGTTCACTTTGGCTgcgttcagactgtcagtccaaatctgatGGCAAAAACATCACAAATCTGATTTTACAAATCTGTTTCAAGCTCTAATTCCATCCTCCTATGTTTTTGCCGCTCCTTCATAAGATGCAATACTCTAGCGTGGCGGCTACACATTGTAATGTTGTAAATAAGGCAACATATGTATTGCAAACCCCGTTGCGGTTGTTGTTGTTGGCGTATACCTACCAACGCGAAgtcattgccatagaaaccaatgcagaAAACAAAGAGTGGCATGGGACACACAAATTGGATCTGAACAGTTGCGGTACACAATGTGGACAGTCAATAAATTTAGATCAGATTTAGATAGACAAATAATTGGATTTGGACTGCCAGTGTGAATGTATTCTTTTTCACTGTGAAATTACTACTTTTTACAAAAGCTCTTTACAACTCTTGGTTTGTAGAGTTCTGCTCTGACTATTTTTTAACAACAGTAGTACTTTTAATCCAGTGTCATTTACAAATTGGTGTAACACAGAATCTCACCTTGGCCCATTTTATTGCCTTTGGAGGGAAGTGTAGACAGGGGAAGACAAAAAATCCTGCCTTCAATGGCTGGCAGTTGATCCCCGGTAGCTCAGCAAAGACCTCCTGAATCCGACAAGCATTTTTACACATCATATTTTTAATGGACTGGACCTcctgacagaaaaaaaattatttagacattCAAAATCAAAAAGTTGTGATAATTGATAATAGATACACAATTGGTTTGACTAATATTCCTTCATGTGCCAATGTTATGTATTCCAATCTTTAAGTAGAAGGAACaggattaaatattttgaatgataTCAATCCATGTTGTGTCAGTTATGCTTTTTtcataatttgaatacagaaggtgtaggatgtagcgtaagcttttgaactgcgagaggcgttaCAGTTTCACCATAagctgaatagggaaggcggTCTCGctgaagctagatattttactttataacttgttaaatctGGATATTCTCTTGAACGCATTGCTTCGCTtctgaaggcctttattaacccctggagtTGTGTGGAGTACTttaaaatggatggatgcattttcttGAGCCTCATACTTgatcctgttcactgccattataaagtttggatgcatcaggatatttatcaatataactctgattgtgttcatcagaaagacgaaagtcatatacacctaggatggcttgagggtgagtaaagcttggggtaattttcattttaaagtgaacaaaTTACTCATATGCAGCACACCAACCTCAGAAAAGGTGGGGAATGAAGGATCTCCGGGTTTTGGAGGATCCGCCATGAGGTCAAGTGCAATTTGTCCACCAACAGGTGGGCTGAACCTAGTGGAAAAAAGTATACGAGTATATTCCTTCACCGCTGGGTCAAGATTCACCAGCTCCACGTAGCCACCACGAAGCCCACACCTGGACCCAAAGAATGGTCAGAGAAGAGACAGATTTGCTATTTACTCCATTTGGTGATTAAATACTAGTGCAACCATCAGACTAACTGGCCCActaccattattattattatttttttatccaGAGTAGGGTAAAATGAGGCCAAATGAGCCGTGGGGCAAATGGCGCCTTGGATATTATTTTTCTCCAAAACCACTAGAACCACTAAACTCCCTAAACATCCGCTTTTCAAGACGCACATGCAAATTCGTCTGTTCCTTGACAGGATCATGGACAGCAGTGCAAAGTTGATTCTGAGGTAGTCTGATCTAATATTTTATGGTTTTTAAGATGTTGATTTAAGTAGCAAATAAGAAtcgattaaattaatgtttatattttcagacaaaggatttcttaatgattttcagttttgttcaaggtaattAAAGAAGCAATTTTTCAATAACGGAAGAATATGTAGAATGGtatggtatttggggtaaaaagTGCACCTGCTGTTGGGGTTAAAGCACAATAATTAACATGCTAATAAACAGCTGGCTGACTTTTCCCTCTTTTGATGTGACATGGTTTGATATCATATAATAAATATCATATCAAATTGGGTATCCACCTAAGAgataatatccatatttataatgaaacaatcatatgtaaaaatatgatattaatcatatcataataaaatacaattttttgttactactgtaaatctatattaaatattatggaATCTCCTCcaatgctttcagaatctttactttttaaaataattttatttctgtatttttaaaatatctgtattttgtatgtatttttaaatatatttttatattaacattttaatgacagtatatttattgaatgaaaatgaattcttttatttatcaaaataaacagaaaatagtacaaactttGCTAAAGTGATTCTTTTGAACAAGTATAAAActagacattattaaaaaccttattttagctaaagtatttGTATCAATACTGTGTGCCTTTTGCCCCATGCTGGGGAGCCTTTTACCCCATGTGTGGGGTAAAAGGCCCCCCTCGCCACCTCATACatttattagatttttaaacaaatgttccatcaatgttcaatacaaatattttttttctgcagtCATACACTTTGAGAGTAgtgaaaagtaaaaaattttCTTAAGATGTGCCTTTAGCCCCATTGTACCCTAATATTAATATAAGGATCAATATAATACTCAAGAGCACAACATGCTACTCACTCTCCCATGAAGCCCTTGGAGGCAGAATTGAAGGAGGCCAGTTCCACAGTGCTGGAAATAGTAGAGCCCATTTCTGATAACACTTTCTTATAGGATTCAAACTTAGTATCTTCTCTATACACACAGCTCTGATACACCTGAAGAGAAAGATACAGCTCACGATCATGTCAATGGAGGGTTCAAGAGCAGAGGTGCCCAATTCTGCTCCCGCAGGGCCACTttcctgttgggtttagctCTAACACACCTGCCTGAAAGTTTCTAGTGAtactgaagaccttgattagctggttcagatgTGTTTAATTAAGGCTAGAGCTAAACTCTGATGGAAGGTGGCCCTCCAAGTATTTTACCAAGACAGTGCACTTATATTTCTTACGAATGGGCAACACGCAAAATGGCAGAATAAgtcccaccttctaaataaaaggTAAAGTCATCGTGTCACTGCAGCTGATGTTAGAAGCTCCAGTTGCTATAGAAACAATCAGTTTTTCGAGACACATGCTGAGGTctgtttttgagatttcagggtTCCCCAATTCAAGTAGATAGGACTTGGACGCCCGATATAGCTGCCTGGAGGCGTTGAGTGATGGCCCCAGAGTGAaaagactttccttgaaagggacttcaGTTTTAATGACAGAGAGCTCTTACATTACCTTAGAAAAACTAACCTCATCAGCTAGTAGGAAGAGCCTTTCTTCTGCAGCGAACCGAATCACTTCTTCTATAGACTTCCTACTCTGTATGTGACCTGATAATCAAAGCAACATTCATCCATTCATAATTCCAAGAAGccattttctttttctcaaCTTTTGGTCACCAGATGGCACAGATTTCTCACAATAATAAGGATAATCTATTACTGTACCTGTAGGATTCCCTGGGTTGCAGATATAAAGCGCTACTGGATTGCAGGTCTTTCTACCTGCATGGAGAGCTCTGCGAAGCTCCTCCACCTGCAGTGTCCAGCCCTGCTCCTCACACAAATAGTAAGGTATGATGACAGCACCATGGTCCTTCAGAGCCAGGTTAAAGGAAGCATAGGAGGGCACAGGTATGAGCACACCAGTCTGACAAGGGACGTTGCTCTGAACCAGCAGCTTCAGCATAAACTACAATGAAAACATTTACTCAGTCTTGAATGAAGTGTCACTTATCACGtccaattttatattttcaaagaaaggtttttttgtatatttgtgcatttgctttttaaaaacatttaaaaggaAGAAAAAGTCTGATGATAAATGATTTTTGTTGACAACCATGAGAGCCATCTGTGACCCAGACGTGATGAATATGTCATCGGGTGAGGAAGGAACTCCTCCATCTCTCCTGGTAATGAACTTAGACAAGCCATGTTTGATTTTGGTGATTCCACACGAATCTGTATAGGAGCCTGAAGAGATTGTCACTACATGATATGCACgtacagatgaaaggattcaacaCTACAGTCATGCGATTCATACAGTATACTTCAATTAACATTTGATCAGACCTGCCTGTCCACagcgtaaaaaaaaataaaaaataaaaaaataaatattgaaatgcTTAAATTTAAAGTTGATTTGAAGCTGATCCCttaggcccagtttcacagacaggttTTAGCCTAATCCAGGATTAGGCATTAGTTCAATTAggaactttaaagggttagttcacccaaaaatgaaaattctgtcatttattactcgccctcatgctgttccacacccgtaagacctttgttaatcttcggaacacaaattaagataattttgttgaaatccgattgctctgtgaggcctccatagggagcaatgacatttcctctctcaagatccataaaagtactaaaaacatagctcaaaaaaaatcagctcatgttagtacagtggttcaatagtaatattataaagtgacgagaatatttttggtgcaccaaaaaaaacaaaataacgacttatttagtgatggctgatttcaaaacactgcttcaggaagcttcggagcgttatgaatcagcggttcggagcgccaaagtcatgtgatttcagcagtttggtggtttgacatgcgatccgaatcatgattcgatacactgattcattatgctcttaagcagtgttttgaaatcggccatcactaaataagtcgttatttagtttttttgacgcaccaaaaatattcttgtcactttataatattaatattgaatcactgtactcacatgaactgatttgaatatgtttttagtacattaatggatcttgagagaggaaatgtcattgctggctatggaggcctcattgagtcatcggatttcaacaaaaatatcttaatttgtgttccaaagattaacgaaggtcttacaggtgtggaacagcaggagggtgagtaataaatgacagaactttcatttttgggtgaactaaccctttaagtagcttttattaatgtacacaaaaaaaaaaaaaaaaaaaatcattactaGTGTGCATCTtgaaacaaaacaatggcactgacatattttaagatatatcagTACATTTTGCTTTCAGTTGAAACAGCTCAAActtgcattttagtctaggtctagcttaagccttgtctgtgaaaccgggggttaAAGTTGTAACATTTGACAATGAACATTTGACAATTGAACTTTTCTTATCATGTTAATCCTCAACTCTCACAACTAACACGAAAACATCTAGTACAGTGTAAGGCACTTAAATGTATGAAAACAGCAAGGTATGCCAATATATCTACTGGGCAGGGACAAAAGCTTACCTACGCTTCCACCATCACATTGTCTAAGGAGATCATCTGCCCTTTCTTTAACATCTAATGGCAGACTGTCATCCTCCAAAAGTGCTGGATAGAAGCAAGCAGCAAGGACCTGaaaatagcaaaaaacactGAGCCTTAAGAGAACTATTCCTATTTCTCTTAAAGGCATATAGGTTAAGAAATAATATTTCTCCCAACACATTGTTTTTCTGTTCTCCATACAACTGAGTGACTGGTAGAAAGGTGCTACCTACTTGACGAACAAAGGTGATGGGTTTTATTCCCCCTCTGTGGAGATCTCCAGAAGACAAATCAAGAACCTCAATATAGTTCTTTCTCTCACCCTAAAATCATTTGaagtaaaattgaaaatgtTCTTGAGTTATAAAAGGAACCATATGTTCAAATCAGAGCATTGCTTAGTCAGCAAGTCAGTTCAGTAAATCAGTTAAAACTGGTTTTAATTCAGGACCCAAATTTTGAATTGGTTATCTAGTTACAATATGACACAaaagtgaataaaaatgtaaaagtcaaACACTAAaaagttgtttgttttttttcctcgcACAAATAAGGGCATGTTACATAACCTATCCATGTTGCCATCTGCATAATTTCTACTTGACATCAGAAGAATTTGCACCAAAATAtgatattaacattataaaagaaTACAAGATGAATACCACACCTGTTGTATTTCAGCTGCAATCTGTGCTGCGAGTCTCAATAAAACATCCTTCTCGGAGAGAACCCTGTTCCTCACCAATGGGCTGATCTCTCTCAGGAAGGACATTGTTGTTTCTCAATGTGAAGATTTTGAATTGTCGTCTAAATTATTTGGTTCCTTTTGATGGGTTCTCTTCCTGGACCAGTTGAATTCAGCAAGATCTTAACAGTTAGCCAAATGTTCACCACTCCTTACCATGAGTTTTAGTTATTATTAAACCTGAATCATTCATCCTATGGTGATTTTGCTTATACATGGGAGCAAAGTTCCCAATAATGGGCCGGGCTTCTTGAGACATTAACAAAGACATTGCAAGATACATAGATGACTATTCCCTGCTTAACTTCTCACCACAGGAGATGAATGGAAATCATCTACAGTATTAACATCTCATTTGGACTCATGTCTATGTAAAGTCTGACTAAAATCAGCATTTTAAGTTTTTGAAATTCTTGACATAAACCTAATAGCAAGTTTAGTAAGCATAAGCAGCCTAGTAGTAagtgaaatcattttaaatacatctacataaatcattttaatacttCACAAATGTCTCTTTACATCACATTTGAGGTGGAGCTTAATGTTTGTCTGTGTATCCAGTCAAAGTATGCATAAACTAAAATTCAAACTATGCATATCCAATTTTCTTCAATTTACCATCTACCTAACTTcaattatattaaaacaaaGTTTTGGCTTCTATAATTCATCAAACATTTACAGAAAGTTCAACGATTGCAGTGAATAGAGAAGTTCAGATATAATGGTTTCAATTGATGTCAATCcactaaaaaaaatgcaaatatgcaACAAGACAGACCACATTCCATTATTAAACAGTAAAATATTGCACATTTTAAGAGACTAAAGTTTAGTCTTAAGCTTCTCACTCCATTATGTTTATTCACAGCAAAGCCATGGTGAAATGCAGGTAATTATTCTTTTTTTGGTAAGAATGTATAACACAATCATTTACAATACACACATAATCAATGCAATTacaacataaattcaaaacaatagATTGTTCGTTAAATAatattctatatataaaaataaaataaatgcacttAATAACCCTGT
This region includes:
- the LOC137002498 gene encoding alanine aminotransferase 2, producing MSFLREISPLVRNRVLSEKDVLLRLAAQIAAEIQQGERKNYIEVLDLSSGDLHRGGIKPITFVRQVLAACFYPALLEDDSLPLDVKERADDLLRQCDGGSVGSYTDSCGITKIKHGLSKFITRRDGGVPSSPDDIFITSGSQMALMFMLKLLVQSNVPCQTGVLIPVPSYASFNLALKDHGAVIIPYYLCEEQGWTLQVEELRRALHAGRKTCNPVALYICNPGNPTGHIQSRKSIEEVIRFAAEERLFLLADEVYQSCVYREDTKFESYKKVLSEMGSTISSTVELASFNSASKGFMGECGLRGGYVELVNLDPAVKEYTRILFSTRFSPPVGGQIALDLMADPPKPGDPSFPTFSEEVQSIKNMMCKNACRIQEVFAELPGINCQPLKAGFFVFPCLHFPPKAIKWAKKRQMEPDMLYCLQLLEETGLHVRPGCEYGQRKDSHHIRLLVATHEDIMEDALQRLKTFHMRFMKEFS